Proteins encoded by one window of Streptomyces sp. LX-29:
- a CDS encoding alpha/beta fold hydrolase, with amino-acid sequence MALHHPPRRRGTGWLHATPAAVATGILVTGLLATPARAEHGTSTFSGAGIGTVARTVGDARFEPGPCPKTPEPIPALQEARCGTLTVPENRAEPEGRTITLGVAIVPAAAATPKPDPIVWFAGGPGDDAVGEAQMAIDGGLNRDRDVIFMSQRGTYSADPALTCRNIDEFNARVVGLVFGAPSTERLHVEATRTCREQLADRGVDLGAYNDTESAADYADLRGALGVDQWNVFGISYGTHLALIYMRQHPQGIRSVGIDGILPPSTAGSALAWSSARQGFDGLFQACAEQPACDRRYPNLSATFDRLVRELEAHPVTTTVTVPGHPEPVKVVLDGGALVNWMTSATHVAPGVPRSLDELAHGNPQRIAEQWAGGRLSPQAFGRVGHGLAYGVFCSEWVPYESQAEVIRAGQEAFPSFPRSVQAQAPQLTFLRPDCAVWNIPAAPPSIRDVTRSDIPTLALSGGFDSQTGADNGPYVARTLSHATVVTVPYEPHVVFATSRCAQEITASFFDTPTAPNTGCVTGLKPPQFEIGP; translated from the coding sequence ATGGCACTCCACCACCCGCCCCGTCGTCGCGGCACCGGTTGGCTCCACGCCACGCCAGCCGCGGTGGCGACCGGAATCCTCGTCACCGGTCTGCTCGCGACGCCCGCACGCGCAGAACACGGCACCAGCACCTTCTCCGGAGCGGGAATCGGCACCGTCGCGCGGACGGTGGGCGATGCCCGCTTCGAGCCGGGCCCTTGCCCGAAGACGCCGGAGCCGATCCCCGCCCTCCAAGAAGCCCGCTGCGGCACGCTCACCGTGCCCGAGAACCGTGCCGAGCCCGAGGGTCGAACGATCACCCTCGGTGTCGCGATCGTGCCGGCGGCGGCCGCCACACCGAAACCCGACCCGATCGTGTGGTTCGCCGGTGGACCGGGCGACGACGCGGTCGGGGAGGCGCAGATGGCGATCGACGGCGGCCTGAACCGCGACCGGGACGTGATCTTCATGTCCCAGCGGGGGACGTACTCGGCCGACCCGGCGCTCACCTGCCGCAACATCGACGAGTTCAACGCACGCGTGGTCGGCCTCGTCTTCGGCGCACCGTCCACCGAGCGCCTGCACGTCGAGGCGACGCGCACCTGCCGCGAGCAGTTGGCGGACCGCGGTGTCGACCTCGGCGCCTACAACGACACCGAGAGCGCCGCCGACTACGCGGACCTGCGCGGAGCGCTGGGCGTCGACCAGTGGAACGTGTTCGGCATCTCCTACGGCACCCACCTGGCGCTCATCTACATGCGCCAACACCCCCAGGGCATCCGGTCCGTCGGCATCGACGGCATCCTGCCGCCGTCCACGGCGGGGTCGGCACTGGCCTGGAGCAGCGCCCGGCAGGGCTTCGACGGTCTCTTCCAGGCATGCGCGGAGCAGCCCGCGTGCGACCGCCGCTATCCGAACCTGTCCGCCACCTTCGACCGCCTCGTCCGTGAACTGGAAGCCCACCCCGTCACCACCACCGTCACGGTCCCCGGGCACCCGGAGCCGGTGAAGGTCGTCCTGGACGGCGGAGCCCTGGTGAACTGGATGACCTCCGCCACCCATGTGGCGCCGGGCGTGCCCCGTTCTCTCGACGAACTGGCCCACGGCAACCCGCAGCGGATCGCCGAGCAGTGGGCGGGCGGCAGGCTCAGCCCCCAGGCCTTCGGCAGGGTCGGCCACGGGCTCGCCTACGGCGTCTTCTGCAGTGAGTGGGTGCCGTACGAGAGCCAGGCCGAGGTGATCCGGGCCGGGCAGGAGGCGTTCCCGTCGTTCCCCCGCTCGGTACAGGCCCAGGCTCCGCAGCTCACCTTCCTCCGTCCGGACTGCGCCGTCTGGAACATCCCCGCGGCGCCGCCCTCAATCCGCGACGTCACACGGAGCGACATCCCCACCCTCGCCCTGTCGGGCGGCTTCGACTCCCAGACCGGGGCGGACAACGGCCCGTACGTCGCCCGTACGCTGAGCCACGCCACGGTCGTCACGGTCCCCTACGAGCCCCATGTGGTGTTCGCCACCTCACGGTGCGCCCAAGAGATCACCGCTTCCTTCTTCGACACTCCGACCGCCCCGAACACCGGATGCGTCACCGGCCTCAAGCCGCCCCAGTTCGAGATCGGGCCGTGA
- a CDS encoding matrixin family metalloprotease: protein MAEQRFRIELERAAVGDENPELVKVQQYLSRYGYLRGTEERGRLDTTTSEAVATFQRFAGIEETGEVDRTTIEAMERPRCGVPDTRSVDQMRGGASADFVLRGCKYEQDSMRYRFLNGTQDIAAEDERGAVGRAFDTWAAVLSGMTFEESDSSDADFTVGWASSSHGDGSAFDGVGNTLAHAFFPPPCGGPNAGALHFDEAEKWSLTGSGQTIDTETVALHEIGHLLGLDHSEVNAAVMAPFYGGPRRTLSQDDIDGIQVLYPAA from the coding sequence ATGGCCGAGCAACGGTTCAGGATCGAGCTCGAGCGCGCCGCTGTGGGCGACGAGAACCCCGAGCTCGTCAAGGTCCAGCAGTATCTCTCGAGGTACGGCTACCTCCGCGGCACAGAGGAGCGGGGCCGGCTCGACACCACGACAAGCGAAGCGGTGGCCACCTTCCAGCGGTTCGCCGGCATCGAGGAGACCGGCGAGGTGGACCGGACAACCATCGAGGCGATGGAGAGGCCCCGCTGCGGAGTGCCCGACACCCGGAGCGTCGACCAGATGCGGGGCGGCGCCAGTGCCGATTTCGTGCTGCGAGGTTGCAAGTACGAACAGGACAGCATGCGCTACCGGTTCCTCAACGGCACCCAGGACATCGCCGCCGAGGACGAACGCGGCGCGGTCGGCAGGGCCTTCGACACCTGGGCAGCGGTTCTCTCCGGAATGACCTTCGAGGAGAGCGACTCCTCCGACGCGGACTTCACCGTCGGATGGGCCAGCAGCTCCCACGGCGACGGATCCGCGTTCGACGGCGTCGGCAACACTCTCGCCCATGCCTTCTTCCCTCCACCGTGCGGCGGGCCCAACGCCGGAGCGCTGCACTTCGACGAGGCCGAGAAGTGGAGCCTGACGGGCAGCGGGCAGACCATCGACACCGAGACCGTCGCGCTCCACGAGATCGGCCACCTCCTCGGCCTGGACCACTCCGAGGTGAATGCGGCGGTGATGGCGCCCTTCTACGGAGGCCCCCGTCGAACGCTGTCACAGGACGACATCGACGGCATCCAGGTGCTCTACCCGGCGGCGTGA
- a CDS encoding 1,4-alpha-glucan branching protein, which produces MAVIHRTTLTPTKLELLTTWLPSRAWYRGDGAPELARVGGFRLDDPQGEVGIEFLVATDTSGGHPVHYQVPLTYRGAPLDGAEHALIGTMEHGVLGPRWAYDGAHDPVLVAELLALMEGRVEAQAQSASDTVDRQVTRSYTGTVPLGDGMATSAADDREGTELRAPRGVTLRLQRVLQPAPDGRDHLPEGATGQVTGHWALPDDTRVRGLFAALHTATAAS; this is translated from the coding sequence ATGGCCGTCATCCACCGCACCACCCTCACGCCGACGAAGCTGGAGCTGCTGACCACCTGGCTGCCCTCCCGCGCGTGGTACCGCGGCGACGGCGCTCCGGAGCTGGCCAGGGTCGGCGGCTTCCGGCTGGACGATCCACAGGGCGAGGTCGGCATCGAGTTCCTGGTGGCCACCGACACCTCCGGCGGCCACCCGGTCCACTACCAGGTGCCCCTGACCTACCGCGGCGCCCCGCTCGACGGGGCGGAGCACGCCCTGATCGGCACCATGGAGCACGGGGTGCTGGGGCCGCGCTGGGCCTACGACGGGGCCCACGACCCGGTGCTGGTCGCCGAGTTGCTGGCCCTGATGGAGGGCCGGGTCGAGGCCCAGGCGCAGAGCGCCAGCGACACCGTCGACCGACAGGTCACCCGCTCCTACACCGGCACGGTCCCGCTCGGCGACGGCATGGCCACCAGCGCCGCGGACGACCGGGAGGGCACCGAGCTACGTGCGCCGCGGGGTGTGACACTCCGACTGCAGCGCGTCCTCCAGCCCGCCCCGGACGGCCGGGACCACCTCCCGGAGGGTGCGACCGGCCAGGTCACCGGCCACTGGGCCCTGCCGGACGACACCCGGGTCCGTGGACTGTTCGCGGCCCTCCACACCGCCACGGCCGCCTCGTAG
- a CDS encoding LysE family transporter, whose amino-acid sequence MTAALVAGLLAGYGIAVPVGAVATYLVALTARTSWRIGAAAALGVATADGLYALFAVLGGSGLTHVIEPITLPLRYASAVVLFALAVHSGAGAISRYRERRTAAARTEAARIGPARAYLGLLGITMTNPLTVLYFAALVLGGQTAADPNPLEQAAFVVAAFAASASWQLLLAGGGALLGRALTGDRGRLVTAMASSTLITALAVHLLISVP is encoded by the coding sequence GTGACCGCCGCCCTGGTCGCGGGCCTCCTCGCCGGATACGGCATCGCCGTTCCAGTGGGGGCGGTCGCGACGTATCTGGTGGCCCTCACGGCCCGGACGTCGTGGAGGATCGGCGCCGCCGCCGCGCTGGGTGTCGCCACGGCCGACGGCCTCTATGCCCTGTTCGCCGTGCTCGGCGGCTCCGGGCTCACCCACGTCATCGAGCCGATCACCCTTCCTCTGCGCTATGCCTCGGCCGTGGTGCTCTTCGCGCTGGCGGTCCATAGCGGTGCCGGCGCGATCAGCCGGTACCGCGAACGCCGGACGGCGGCGGCCCGGACAGAGGCAGCCCGTATCGGCCCCGCACGGGCCTATCTGGGGTTGCTGGGGATCACGATGACGAACCCCCTGACCGTGCTCTACTTCGCGGCGCTCGTGCTCGGCGGCCAGACCGCGGCGGATCCGAACCCGCTGGAGCAAGCCGCCTTCGTCGTCGCGGCCTTCGCGGCATCCGCCAGCTGGCAACTCCTGCTCGCCGGTGGCGGAGCGCTGCTCGGCCGGGCGTTGACCGGAGACCGCGGGCGGCTCGTCACCGCCATGGCCTCCAGCACCCTGATCACCGCACTCGCCGTCCACCTGCTGATCTCCGTGCCCTGA
- a CDS encoding helix-turn-helix domain-containing protein gives MHRVVVLALDGFYPFELGIPQRVFGSADGRYEVLTCTVDGRPVRSDSDFTVSVEHGTELLRTADTVVVPPYSKSLIRAELPAAVTDALAQIRPGARLVSICTGAFVLAAAGLLDGRPATTHWALADTFRRMFPRVALDPKVLFVDDGDVLTSAGAASGVDVCLHLIRKDHGSEVANSVARRCVVPPWRDGGQAQYIEQPVPEPSAAGTAATREWAMARLDQPLSLADLAGHARMSARTFARRFQEETGTSPGRWLIGQRLHRARRLLESTDLSVDRIAGEVGFATAASLRHHLQTSIGVSPAAYRRTFLAGAR, from the coding sequence ATGCATCGTGTGGTCGTCCTGGCGCTCGACGGGTTCTACCCCTTCGAACTCGGCATCCCGCAGCGGGTCTTCGGCTCCGCGGACGGCCGATATGAGGTCCTTACCTGTACGGTCGACGGCCGTCCGGTGCGCAGCGACTCCGACTTCACGGTGAGCGTCGAACACGGCACGGAGCTCCTGCGCACCGCCGACACGGTCGTCGTCCCGCCGTACTCCAAGTCCCTGATCCGCGCCGAGCTCCCGGCGGCGGTCACCGACGCGCTCGCACAGATCCGGCCGGGCGCCCGCCTGGTGTCCATCTGCACCGGCGCCTTCGTCCTCGCGGCCGCCGGGTTGCTCGACGGACGCCCCGCCACCACCCACTGGGCCCTGGCCGACACCTTCCGCCGCATGTTCCCGCGGGTGGCGCTCGACCCGAAGGTGCTCTTCGTCGACGACGGCGATGTGCTCACCTCCGCCGGGGCGGCCTCCGGAGTGGACGTCTGCCTGCACCTCATCCGCAAGGACCACGGGAGTGAGGTCGCCAACAGCGTGGCCCGCCGGTGCGTCGTACCGCCGTGGCGCGACGGCGGGCAGGCCCAGTACATCGAACAGCCTGTCCCCGAACCGTCCGCCGCCGGCACCGCCGCGACACGCGAGTGGGCCATGGCGCGCCTGGACCAGCCGCTCAGCCTCGCCGACCTCGCGGGCCACGCGCGCATGAGTGCGCGCACCTTCGCCCGTCGCTTCCAGGAGGAGACCGGTACGAGCCCGGGCCGTTGGCTCATCGGACAACGTCTGCACCGGGCACGCCGGCTCCTGGAGTCCACCGACCTTTCCGTGGACCGCATCGCGGGCGAGGTCGGCTTCGCGACCGCGGCGTCCCTGCGGCACCATCTGCAAACATCGATCGGTGTGTCACCGGCGGCGTACCGACGCACCTTTCTGGCCGGCGCGAGATGA
- a CDS encoding NADP-dependent oxidoreductase, protein MSELTTTMRAISQDVLGGPEVLKEVELPVPTPGPNEVLVRVHAAGLNPTDWKHRALKLLLGEPPYVLGWDVSGVVEAVGVGVTLFKPGDEVFGMLPFPYGAGSHAEYVTAPARALVRKPSSIDHVAAGALPLVGLTAWQALVDTADIQAGQRVLVHAAAGGVGHVAVQIAKARGAYVIGTASAAKHDYLRDLGADEVIDYHTTDVAETVRDVDVVLDALGGETRLRSLRTLRPGGLLVSILPHGAEGLSEEADRLGVRVELLLVEADHAGMTAIADLVESGRLRPTVAGTFPLAEAATAHALGETGRTTGKLVLVVR, encoded by the coding sequence ATGAGCGAACTCACCACCACCATGCGTGCCATCAGCCAGGATGTCCTCGGCGGACCCGAGGTCCTGAAGGAGGTCGAGCTGCCTGTTCCGACCCCGGGGCCGAACGAGGTGCTCGTGCGGGTGCACGCGGCCGGGCTCAACCCGACCGACTGGAAGCACCGGGCCCTCAAGCTGCTTCTGGGCGAGCCCCCGTATGTCCTGGGCTGGGACGTCTCCGGCGTCGTCGAGGCGGTGGGGGTCGGGGTCACCCTGTTCAAGCCGGGGGACGAGGTCTTCGGGATGCTTCCCTTCCCGTACGGCGCCGGCTCCCACGCCGAGTACGTCACCGCTCCCGCGCGTGCCCTGGTGCGCAAGCCCTCTTCCATCGACCACGTCGCGGCGGGCGCCCTTCCGCTCGTGGGGCTCACAGCCTGGCAGGCTCTCGTCGACACCGCCGATATCCAGGCCGGACAGCGCGTCCTCGTCCACGCCGCGGCCGGCGGCGTCGGGCACGTGGCCGTCCAGATCGCCAAGGCACGTGGCGCGTACGTCATCGGCACGGCGAGCGCGGCGAAGCACGACTACCTGCGCGACCTGGGCGCGGACGAGGTCATCGACTACCACACCACGGACGTCGCGGAGACGGTGCGCGACGTCGACGTCGTCCTGGACGCCCTCGGCGGCGAGACCCGCCTCCGCTCCCTGCGTACGCTCCGCCCCGGCGGCCTGCTCGTCTCGATCCTCCCCCACGGCGCGGAGGGACTCTCCGAGGAGGCCGACAGGCTCGGTGTCCGCGTGGAGCTCCTGCTCGTCGAGGCCGACCACGCGGGCATGACGGCCATCGCCGACCTCGTCGAGAGCGGCAGGCTCCGGCCGACCGTCGCGGGCACCTTCCCGCTCGCCGAGGCCGCCACGGCCCACGCGCTGGGCGAGACCGGACGCACCACGGGCAAACTGGTCCTCGTCGTCCGCTGA
- a CDS encoding class I SAM-dependent methyltransferase has translation MDQVTDVPESFARSADRDQVNDYDSFAEAYAAENENNLVNAYYERPAMVALAGDVAGRRILDAGCGAGPLTAALRDRGAVVTGIDASAGMLALARRRLGDDVALHVVDLRDRLPFADGAFDDVVASLVLHYLEDWGPTLAEIRRVIRPGGRLIASVDHPFVAYTIQDPRPDYFATTSYSFDWTFDGQSAPMRFWRRPLHAMIDAFTTAGFRLSVISEPQPDPAARELFPDGFHDLSSKTCFLFFVVEVPPSATGSEG, from the coding sequence ATGGACCAAGTAACCGATGTGCCCGAGAGCTTCGCCCGGTCCGCGGATCGGGACCAGGTGAACGACTACGACAGTTTCGCCGAGGCGTACGCGGCGGAGAACGAGAACAACCTCGTGAACGCGTACTACGAGCGCCCCGCGATGGTGGCCCTCGCCGGAGACGTGGCCGGCCGTCGGATCCTGGACGCCGGTTGCGGCGCGGGCCCCCTGACCGCCGCACTGCGCGACCGCGGTGCGGTCGTCACCGGCATCGACGCCAGCGCCGGGATGCTCGCGTTGGCCAGGCGGCGGCTGGGCGACGACGTGGCCCTCCACGTGGTCGACCTGCGCGACCGTCTGCCGTTCGCCGACGGCGCGTTCGACGACGTGGTCGCGTCGCTGGTGCTGCACTACCTGGAGGACTGGGGACCGACGCTGGCCGAGATACGGCGAGTGATCAGGCCCGGCGGCCGGCTGATCGCCTCCGTGGACCACCCCTTCGTGGCCTACACGATCCAGGATCCTCGGCCTGACTACTTCGCGACCACCAGCTATAGCTTCGACTGGACGTTCGACGGGCAGTCCGCCCCGATGAGGTTCTGGCGCAGGCCGTTGCACGCGATGATCGATGCCTTCACCACCGCCGGCTTCCGTCTTTCCGTCATCAGCGAGCCGCAGCCCGACCCGGCCGCCCGTGAGCTGTTCCCCGACGGCTTCCACGACCTTTCGAGTAAAACCTGCTTCCTGTTCTTCGTCGTCGAGGTACCGCCGTCGGCTACCGGCTCGGAAGGCTAA
- a CDS encoding Clp protease N-terminal domain-containing protein, which produces MRILEAAGIVAAGGQPAKDALSSIGIDVEEIQRRADETFGPGAFQYPRPAYTPDAKKALEQTLREAQALGHQEFGTEHILLGLLAAGEGRGLDVLRTLEVDLAVLREAVLARVAGETS; this is translated from the coding sequence GGCGGACAGCCCGCGAAGGACGCGCTGTCGTCCATCGGCATCGACGTGGAGGAGATCCAGCGCCGAGCCGACGAGACGTTCGGCCCCGGCGCCTTCCAGTACCCGCGGCCTGCCTACACCCCGGACGCCAAGAAGGCCCTGGAGCAAACCCTGCGCGAGGCGCAAGCGCTGGGCCACCAGGAGTTCGGCACCGAACACATCCTGCTCGGCTTGTTGGCAGCAGGAGAAGGCCGCGGTCTCGATGTGCTGAGGACCCTGGAGGTGGACCTCGCCGTCCTGCGCGAGGCGGTACTCGCCCGAGTGGCGGGGGAGACCTCGTAG